One window of Streptomyces sp. NBC_00273 genomic DNA carries:
- a CDS encoding DUF742 domain-containing protein, translating into MTPPPAYSDSYGDSYSEGDQPLVRPYAMTGGRTRPRYQLAIEALVSTTADPMHLSGLLPEHQRICTLCREVKSVAEVSALLSMPLGVARILVADLAEAGMVAIHQPGNGEAGGTPDVTLLERVLSGLRNI; encoded by the coding sequence ATGACCCCGCCCCCCGCCTACTCCGATTCGTACGGAGACTCGTACTCGGAAGGCGATCAGCCGCTGGTGCGTCCGTACGCCATGACCGGCGGCCGGACCCGGCCCCGCTACCAGCTCGCCATCGAGGCGCTGGTCAGCACCACCGCCGATCCGATGCACCTGTCCGGCCTGCTCCCCGAGCACCAGCGCATCTGCACCCTGTGCCGCGAGGTCAAGTCGGTCGCCGAGGTCTCCGCACTGCTGTCGATGCCGCTCGGTGTCGCCCGGATCCTCGTCGCCGACCTGGCGGAGGCCGGAATGGTGGCCATCCACCAGCCGGGCAATGGAGAGGCCGGCGGCACGCCGGATGTAACGCTGCTCGAAAGGGTGCTCAGTGGCCTTCGGAACATCTAG
- a CDS encoding roadblock/LC7 domain-containing protein, producing the protein MSQAAQNLNWLITNFVDNTPGVSHTVVVSADGLLLAMSDGFPRDRADQLAAVASGLTSLTAGASRIFEGGAVNQTVVEMDRGFLFLMSVSDGSSLAVLAHPECDIGLVGYEMALLVDRAGSVLTPDLRAELQGSLLN; encoded by the coding sequence ATGAGCCAGGCGGCACAGAACCTGAACTGGTTGATCACCAACTTCGTGGACAACACCCCCGGGGTGTCCCACACGGTGGTGGTCTCCGCCGACGGCCTTCTTCTGGCGATGTCCGACGGGTTCCCGCGCGACCGCGCCGATCAGCTGGCGGCCGTGGCCTCCGGACTGACCTCGCTGACCGCCGGTGCCTCTCGCATCTTCGAGGGTGGCGCCGTCAACCAGACCGTGGTCGAGATGGACCGGGGATTCCTCTTCCTCATGTCCGTCTCGGACGGATCGTCCCTCGCGGTGCTCGCGCACCCGGAGTGCGACATCGGCCTCGTGGGCTACGAGATGGCTCTTCTGGTGGATCGCGCGGGCAGTGTCCTCACCCCGGATCTGCGTGCCGAGCTGCAAGGAAGTCTTCTCAACTAG
- a CDS encoding roadblock/LC7 domain-containing protein: MSQAAQNLNWLITNFVDNTPGVSHTVVVSADGLLLAMSEGFPRDRADQLAAVASGLTSLTAGASRIFEGGAVNQTVVEMDRGFLFLMSVSDGSSLAVLAHPECDIGLVGYEMALLVDRAGSVLTPDLRAELQGSLLG; this comes from the coding sequence ATGAGCCAGGCGGCACAGAACCTGAACTGGTTGATCACCAACTTCGTGGACAACACCCCCGGGGTGTCCCACACGGTGGTGGTCTCCGCCGACGGCCTCCTTCTGGCGATGTCCGAAGGATTCCCGCGCGACCGCGCCGATCAGCTGGCGGCCGTGGCCTCCGGACTGACTTCGCTGACCGCCGGTGCCTCCCGTATCTTCGAGGGTGGCGCCGTCAACCAGACCGTGGTCGAGATGGACCGGGGATTCCTCTTCCTCATGTCCGTCTCGGACGGATCCTCGTTGGCCGTACTGGCGCACCCCGAGTGCGACATCGGCCTCGTGGGCTACGAGATGGCTCTTCTGGTGGATCGCGCGGGCAGTGTCCTCACCCCGGACCTGCGCGCCGAACTGCAGGGAAGTCTGCTCGGCTGA
- a CDS encoding GTP-binding protein: MAFGTSSGAAPARSTTSAKIVVAGGFGVGKTTFVGAVSEINPLRTEAVMTSASAGIDDLTHTGDKTTTTVAMDFGRITLDQDLILYLFGTPGQDRFWFMWDDLVRGAIGAIVLVDTRRLADCFPAVDYFENSGLPFVVALNGFEGHQPYTPEEVREALQIGPGAPIITTDARHRADAKSALITLVEHALMARLK, translated from the coding sequence GTGGCCTTCGGAACATCTAGCGGAGCGGCTCCTGCTCGCTCCACCACCTCCGCGAAGATCGTGGTGGCGGGCGGCTTCGGCGTGGGCAAGACCACGTTCGTCGGAGCCGTGTCGGAGATCAACCCGCTGCGCACCGAAGCCGTGATGACCAGTGCCTCGGCCGGGATCGACGACCTCACCCACACCGGTGACAAGACGACCACCACGGTCGCCATGGACTTCGGCCGCATCACGCTCGACCAGGACCTGATCCTGTACCTCTTCGGTACCCCGGGCCAGGACCGCTTCTGGTTCATGTGGGACGACCTCGTCCGCGGCGCCATCGGCGCGATCGTGCTCGTGGACACGCGCCGCCTCGCCGACTGCTTCCCCGCGGTCGACTACTTCGAGAACAGCGGCCTGCCGTTCGTCGTGGCCCTCAACGGCTTCGAGGGGCACCAGCCCTACACGCCGGAAGAAGTCCGCGAGGCCCTGCAGATCGGCCCCGGTGCTCCGATCATCACCACCGACGCCCGCCACCGCGCGGACGCCAAGAGCGCGCTCATCACGCTCGTCGAGCACGCGCTGATGGCGCGGCTCAAATAA
- a CDS encoding sensor histidine kinase, which translates to MQGRFKRDGSAAAEQEPRGGTDRGSSPQHAQNRGPAVEGAGPDTSAAVKAKGRGKSVKARVKAKAGPLAPAGPAEQDEAIPKAPNGPGSRLAMQNWRISTRLVSLLTLPVVAATTLGGFRINDSLNDIAQLEHMQLLTTMTRQATNLAAMLQEERDLSAGPLSLSKGKTTSSVDVVRQQTDTAAKAFAAATDKVDSTGEKDDTLRSIRNNVLQIGRQLTNIDTIRTRAYVNGAQQTVSEYNAVIVSLLSLSQDMAQATSNPEMIKRTRALAAFSAAKEYASIQRAIIAASLPDTNERQGELKENDRLYALSAQKGEQQSKTTFGLVYQGRTEELLAGLGDSNSEISTADGYSRRVLASQDAFLREKNRSWLDWYDADGTKLQAMKVIELTLLEEMEQKARELKNEAQQDAIINGALILLVLGVSLVGAFVMARSMIRSLRRLQDTATRVAQDRLPELVKQLSESDPQDVDTSVESVGVHTRDEIGQVAAAFDDVHREAVRLAAEQALLRGNVNAMFTNLSRRSQGLIQRQLSLISELESREADPDQLSSLFKLDHLATRMRRNGENLLVLAGEEPGRRWTRPVPLVDVLRAAASEVEQYERVELASVPGTDVAGRVVNDLVHVLAELLENATSFSSPQTKVKVTGHALPDGRVLVEIHDTGIGLSPEDLAAINERLASPPTVDVSVSRRMGLFVVGRLSLRHGIRIQLRPSDSGGTTALVMLPVDVAQGGKKPAPMPGQGGPGGAPGAPGAQGAMGGAAARPSVGSGPQRGQVAGGGQRAALPGRDSAGQRPQGGRPQQGGPGGRPQQGPTTAGQGQGAFGSGAPLPARGPVPSPGFGGGPQARPASGPTGYPQGNAFERPQQSQQQSQQQPQQPAAPAAPAQNGPRPQLPPRGGAPRAELPGPQTTSWGSDQARGHDELSGPGSTAEFARPDFNAPMPQADGVASTTGQFERPDVRGTVDPSTTGQFERPGYQPQRPGGPGVGGYAPQQPQAQAPQAGNGYAPVPPARPETPRLPQAHRPEALPPAQSPGEARSPIFDTLESNWFREEGQQPPAQGPGTAIPQQGQQSAPAAPAPQQPLPQRGQEQAAEPAGTATGAMPTVSWKSSPNDELMRQAERVRQPAAGGITTSGLPRRVPRANLVAGTAQQQAEAQSGPQVSRAPDDVRGRLTNLRRGIQQGRQAGNNGPATGSYHIDPTYQQER; encoded by the coding sequence GTGCAGGGACGATTCAAGAGGGATGGCAGCGCTGCGGCGGAGCAGGAGCCGCGCGGCGGGACCGACCGTGGCTCCTCGCCCCAGCACGCCCAGAACCGCGGGCCGGCTGTCGAAGGCGCAGGCCCCGACACCTCCGCCGCGGTGAAGGCGAAGGGCCGTGGGAAGTCCGTGAAGGCCAGGGTCAAGGCGAAAGCCGGACCCCTCGCGCCTGCCGGACCGGCTGAGCAGGACGAAGCGATACCGAAGGCCCCCAACGGGCCCGGCTCTCGCCTCGCCATGCAGAACTGGCGCATCAGCACGCGACTCGTGTCGCTGCTGACCCTGCCGGTCGTCGCCGCCACCACGCTCGGTGGTTTCCGTATCAACGACTCGCTCAACGACATCGCGCAGCTGGAGCACATGCAGCTGCTGACGACGATGACGCGACAGGCCACCAACCTGGCCGCCATGCTCCAGGAGGAGCGCGACCTCTCCGCAGGTCCGCTGTCCCTCTCCAAGGGCAAGACCACCAGCAGTGTCGACGTGGTCCGGCAGCAGACCGACACCGCCGCCAAGGCCTTCGCCGCGGCGACCGACAAGGTCGACAGCACGGGCGAGAAGGACGACACGCTCAGGTCGATCCGCAACAACGTCCTGCAGATCGGTCGCCAGCTCACCAACATCGATACGATCCGCACCCGTGCGTACGTCAACGGCGCCCAGCAGACCGTCAGTGAGTACAACGCGGTCATCGTCTCGCTGCTCTCGCTCTCCCAGGACATGGCGCAGGCCACGTCCAACCCGGAGATGATCAAGCGTACCCGCGCCCTGGCCGCGTTCTCCGCCGCCAAGGAGTACGCCTCCATCCAGCGCGCGATCATCGCCGCCTCGCTCCCCGACACCAACGAGCGCCAGGGTGAGCTGAAGGAGAACGACCGGCTCTACGCCCTCTCCGCCCAGAAGGGCGAGCAGCAGTCGAAGACGACCTTCGGACTCGTCTACCAGGGCCGGACCGAGGAGCTCCTCGCCGGTCTGGGTGACAGCAACTCCGAGATCTCCACCGCCGACGGCTACTCCCGCCGCGTCCTGGCCAGCCAGGACGCGTTCCTCCGGGAGAAGAACCGCTCCTGGCTCGACTGGTACGACGCCGACGGCACCAAGCTCCAGGCCATGAAGGTCATCGAGCTGACCCTGCTCGAGGAGATGGAGCAGAAGGCCCGTGAGCTGAAGAACGAGGCCCAGCAGGACGCCATCATCAACGGTGCCCTGATCCTCCTCGTCCTCGGTGTCTCCCTCGTCGGCGCCTTCGTCATGGCCCGCTCGATGATCCGCTCGCTGCGCCGCCTGCAGGACACCGCGACGCGCGTCGCGCAGGACCGGCTGCCCGAGCTCGTCAAGCAGCTGTCCGAGTCCGACCCGCAGGACGTGGACACGTCCGTGGAGTCGGTCGGCGTGCACACCCGCGACGAGATCGGCCAGGTGGCCGCGGCATTCGACGACGTGCACCGCGAGGCCGTCCGACTCGCCGCCGAGCAGGCCCTCCTGCGAGGCAACGTCAACGCGATGTTCACCAACCTCTCGCGCCGCTCGCAGGGCCTCATCCAGCGTCAGCTCTCGCTCATCTCCGAACTGGAGTCGCGCGAGGCCGACCCGGACCAGCTCTCCTCGCTCTTCAAGCTCGACCACCTCGCGACCCGCATGCGCCGTAACGGCGAAAACCTCCTCGTCCTCGCGGGCGAGGAGCCGGGCCGCCGGTGGACCCGCCCCGTCCCGCTGGTCGACGTGCTCCGCGCCGCCGCCTCCGAGGTGGAGCAGTACGAGCGCGTCGAGCTGGCCTCGGTGCCCGGCACCGATGTCGCCGGCCGCGTGGTCAACGACCTCGTGCACGTCCTCGCCGAGCTGCTGGAGAACGCCACCTCGTTCTCCTCCCCGCAGACCAAGGTCAAGGTCACCGGTCACGCACTGCCCGACGGCCGCGTGCTCGTCGAGATCCACGACACCGGCATCGGCCTCTCCCCCGAGGACCTCGCCGCGATCAACGAGCGACTCGCGTCGCCGCCGACCGTGGACGTCTCCGTCTCCCGACGCATGGGTCTGTTCGTGGTCGGCCGCCTGTCCCTGCGACACGGCATCCGCATCCAGCTGCGCCCCTCCGACTCGGGCGGTACGACGGCCCTCGTCATGCTGCCGGTGGACGTCGCCCAGGGCGGCAAGAAGCCGGCTCCGATGCCGGGCCAGGGCGGCCCCGGTGGCGCTCCGGGTGCTCCCGGTGCGCAGGGTGCCATGGGCGGCGCGGCCGCACGTCCGTCCGTCGGCTCGGGTCCGCAGCGCGGTCAGGTCGCCGGTGGCGGCCAGCGCGCCGCTCTGCCGGGCCGCGACAGCGCGGGCCAGCGTCCGCAGGGCGGTCGCCCGCAGCAGGGTGGTCCCGGTGGCCGTCCGCAGCAGGGTCCGACCACCGCGGGCCAGGGCCAGGGTGCCTTCGGTTCCGGTGCGCCGCTGCCGGCCCGCGGTCCGGTCCCCAGCCCCGGATTCGGTGGTGGCCCGCAGGCCCGTCCGGCTTCCGGTCCGACCGGATACCCGCAGGGCAACGCCTTCGAGCGACCCCAGCAGTCGCAGCAGCAGTCGCAGCAGCAGCCCCAGCAGCCGGCCGCTCCCGCGGCGCCGGCCCAGAACGGCCCCCGGCCGCAGCTGCCGCCGCGCGGTGGCGCTCCTCGTGCGGAGCTCCCCGGGCCGCAGACCACCAGCTGGGGCAGCGACCAGGCGCGCGGTCACGACGAGCTCTCGGGCCCCGGCTCGACGGCCGAGTTCGCCCGCCCGGACTTCAACGCCCCGATGCCCCAGGCGGACGGCGTCGCCAGCACGACCGGACAGTTCGAGCGTCCGGACGTGCGGGGCACCGTGGACCCGTCCACCACCGGACAGTTCGAGCGCCCGGGCTACCAGCCCCAGCGTCCCGGCGGCCCCGGTGTCGGCGGCTACGCCCCGCAGCAGCCCCAGGCACAGGCCCCGCAGGCCGGCAACGGGTACGCACCCGTACCGCCCGCGCGGCCCGAGACCCCGCGGCTGCCGCAGGCTCACCGGCCGGAGGCGCTGCCCCCGGCCCAGAGCCCCGGCGAGGCCCGCAGCCCGATCTTCGACACCCTGGAGTCGAACTGGTTCCGCGAGGAGGGGCAGCAGCCCCCCGCGCAGGGACCGGGCACGGCGATCCCCCAGCAGGGCCAGCAGTCCGCTCCGGCGGCCCCGGCGCCGCAGCAACCGCTGCCGCAGCGCGGCCAGGAGCAGGCGGCCGAGCCCGCCGGCACGGCGACCGGCGCCATGCCGACCGTCAGCTGGAAGTCCTCGCCGAACGACGAGCTGATGCGGCAGGCCGAGCGCGTGCGCCAGCCCGCCGCCGGCGGCATCACGACCTCGGGGCTGCCCCGCCGGGTCCCGCGGGCGAACCTCGTGGCCGGCACTGCGCAGCAGCAGGCCGAGGCGCAGTCGGGTCCGCAGGTCTCGCGTGCACCGGACGACGTCCGTGGCCGTCTGACCAACCTCCGACGCGGTATCCAGCAGGGCCGTCAGGCCGGCAACAACGGACCGGCGACCGGCAGTTACCACATCGACCCCACTTACCAGCAGGAGCGTTAG
- a CDS encoding fumarylacetoacetate hydrolase family protein, with the protein MRIARFSIDGNVAFGAVEGDGAPGDDSTLVLDIIKGIPFADFELSGTKVPMSKVRLLPPVLPNKVVAIGRNYAEHAAELGNAIFDDQGRPDAPITFFKPSTSVVGPGDPITYPSFSQDLHHEAELAVVIGRMCREVPKERVKDVILGYTCANDVTARDVQQREKQWARAKGFDSACPLGPWIETDLDPSDLTIQCTVNGEQRQLGRTSDMVRSIEDLIVHISEAMTLLPGDVILTGTPAGVGPLNVGDEVAVTIEGIGTLTNKVIKRG; encoded by the coding sequence GTGCGCATCGCCAGGTTCTCGATCGACGGCAACGTCGCGTTCGGCGCGGTCGAGGGCGACGGCGCCCCCGGCGACGACTCCACGCTCGTGCTCGACATCATCAAGGGCATCCCCTTCGCGGACTTCGAGCTCTCGGGCACGAAGGTCCCGATGAGCAAGGTCCGGCTGCTGCCGCCCGTGCTCCCGAACAAGGTCGTGGCCATCGGCCGCAACTACGCGGAGCACGCGGCGGAGCTCGGCAACGCCATCTTTGACGATCAAGGCCGTCCCGACGCCCCGATCACCTTCTTCAAGCCCTCCACCTCGGTGGTCGGCCCGGGTGACCCGATCACCTACCCCTCCTTCTCCCAGGACCTCCACCACGAGGCGGAGCTCGCCGTGGTCATCGGCCGCATGTGCCGCGAGGTCCCGAAGGAGCGCGTCAAGGACGTCATCCTCGGCTACACCTGCGCCAACGACGTCACCGCGCGCGACGTCCAGCAGCGGGAGAAGCAGTGGGCCCGGGCGAAGGGCTTCGACAGCGCCTGCCCCCTCGGCCCCTGGATCGAGACCGACCTGGACCCGAGCGACCTGACCATCCAGTGCACGGTCAACGGCGAACAGCGCCAGCTCGGCCGTACCAGTGACATGGTCCGCTCCATCGAGGACCTGATCGTCCACATCTCCGAGGCCATGACGCTGCTGCCCGGCGACGTCATCCTCACGGGGACCCCGGCCGGAGTCGGCCCCCTCAACGTCGGCGACGAGGTCGCCGTCACCATCGAAGGCATCGGCACTCTCACCAACAAGGTGATCAAGCGTGGTTAA
- a CDS encoding nitrate- and nitrite sensing domain-containing protein, which produces MRRSIASPADEPARGNFTPPPRAAASPVDVPVDPPASSGSSSRFSPRNWRVPTRLNAILLVPALVGLVMGGFQVKGSIDTWNEAQDAEKIATVVQAASGYSQALLNERDLTAEPLLNGQTKDAKVLKAYADTTAAKEKFDKAVKDMPKNLGLERRLDLFRAEEPKLDAVRDKAYVAALESPKKNLSAGAAGPIPTEEGYVLVQHYLMQFSNELGLGTGNVTSYGRMVYAIELAKAANSLQRAVGTHLLVRPSADENTRKAQLVAFSSYAYLEDIAIGEYVAAGTEDDVNRLKAVMAKKSEEGKAKIADAKHQAEQAGVRFIPPPTIGESALAGMTDAIANSESKKKLSETGATPAFWQAAATAKFDGYDEVEKELLDKAVKDAVAVSDEARTDAIVNGAIVVVALLAAFILAGMMARQMGRAMARLRTAAFDIAEQRLPMLVDQLSRTDPGKVDTRVLPIPIDSQDEIGEVARAFDQVHREAVRLAAEQALLRGNVNAIFTNLSMRNQSLIEGQLTLITDLENNEADPDQLENLFRLDHLATRMRRNGENLLILAGEEPGRRWDQPVPLVDVLRAASSEVEQYERIELSGVSEAEIHGQAVTDLVHLLAELLENATTFSSPQTKVRVNATRLPDGRVMVEIHDKGIGLTAEDFADINHKLANPPTVDAAISQRMGLFVVGRLADRHSIRVQLRPSGEAAGTTSLVMLPDAITHGGGGEGIPDDDFTVSQIIPEQQAQLAPPLRTAAELGFDDSRYDQQGSEGPGADPVGRSLGQQERRAALAAQVGYPQEQQQYPAQDYPEPQPEHGYQEYQGYEQQSEQAYDTSYEAQQAQQGYEAYPQQDYGYTEDGYPDQQPATQGYDNGFEAQSGQAEWPEQNTYPAAYQQDYGTESESQAVPEPAPERVGFDRPGAAADTGHAMTGAGLPRRGSQQQWPSGKQQTESTGSLFEQRSPRQQQPVETEQAPEGTEGTAAWRSRNDERWQQAGKLREPKAGGITPSGLPRRVPKANLVEGAAETTPQGGPQVSRAPEDVRGRLSNLRRGVQQGRSAGSEQSSNSYDQER; this is translated from the coding sequence GTGAGGCGAAGCATCGCAAGCCCCGCGGATGAACCCGCGCGCGGCAACTTCACCCCGCCGCCGCGAGCGGCCGCGTCGCCCGTCGACGTGCCCGTGGACCCGCCCGCGAGCAGCGGGAGCAGCAGCAGGTTCTCGCCCCGCAACTGGCGTGTGCCGACCCGTCTGAACGCCATCCTGCTCGTGCCGGCCCTCGTGGGCCTGGTCATGGGCGGCTTCCAGGTGAAGGGCTCCATCGACACCTGGAACGAGGCCCAGGACGCCGAGAAGATAGCCACGGTCGTCCAGGCGGCCTCCGGCTACAGCCAGGCACTGCTCAACGAGCGTGACCTGACCGCCGAACCCCTCCTGAACGGCCAGACGAAGGACGCGAAGGTCCTCAAGGCCTACGCGGACACCACCGCGGCCAAGGAGAAGTTCGACAAGGCCGTCAAGGACATGCCGAAGAACCTCGGCCTGGAGCGGCGCCTGGACCTCTTCCGCGCGGAGGAGCCCAAGCTCGACGCCGTACGCGACAAGGCGTACGTGGCGGCCCTGGAGAGCCCCAAGAAGAACCTCTCCGCCGGCGCGGCCGGCCCCATCCCGACCGAAGAGGGGTATGTGCTGGTCCAGCACTACCTCATGCAGTTCTCGAACGAGCTCGGTCTCGGGACCGGCAACGTGACCTCGTACGGCCGCATGGTCTACGCGATCGAGCTGGCCAAGGCGGCGAACTCGCTGCAGCGCGCCGTCGGTACGCACCTGCTGGTGCGCCCGAGCGCCGACGAGAACACCCGCAAGGCCCAGCTCGTCGCCTTCTCCTCCTACGCCTACCTCGAAGACATCGCCATCGGCGAGTACGTCGCGGCGGGTACCGAGGACGACGTGAACCGCCTCAAGGCGGTCATGGCCAAGAAGTCCGAAGAGGGCAAGGCCAAGATCGCCGACGCGAAGCACCAGGCCGAGCAGGCCGGTGTCCGCTTCATTCCCCCGCCGACGATCGGCGAGTCCGCGCTCGCCGGCATGACCGACGCGATCGCCAACAGCGAGAGCAAGAAGAAGCTCTCCGAGACCGGGGCGACCCCCGCGTTCTGGCAGGCCGCCGCCACCGCGAAGTTCGACGGTTACGACGAGGTCGAGAAGGAACTCCTCGACAAGGCCGTCAAGGACGCCGTCGCGGTCTCCGACGAGGCCCGCACCGACGCGATCGTCAACGGCGCCATCGTGGTCGTGGCCCTGCTCGCCGCCTTCATCCTCGCCGGCATGATGGCCCGCCAGATGGGCCGCGCGATGGCCCGCCTGCGCACCGCCGCCTTCGACATCGCCGAGCAGCGCCTGCCGATGCTCGTCGACCAGCTCTCGCGCACCGATCCCGGCAAGGTGGACACCCGTGTCCTGCCGATCCCCATCGACTCCCAGGACGAGATCGGCGAGGTCGCCCGCGCCTTCGACCAGGTCCACCGGGAAGCGGTACGGCTCGCGGCCGAGCAGGCCCTCCTGCGAGGGAACGTCAACGCGATCTTCACCAACCTCTCCATGCGCAACCAGTCGCTGATCGAGGGCCAGCTGACCCTCATCACCGACCTGGAGAACAACGAGGCCGACCCGGACCAGCTGGAGAACCTCTTCCGCCTGGACCACCTGGCCACCCGTATGCGCCGCAACGGCGAGAACCTCCTCATCCTCGCGGGCGAGGAGCCGGGCCGCCGCTGGGACCAGCCGGTCCCGCTCGTCGACGTGCTGCGCGCCGCCTCCTCCGAGGTGGAGCAGTACGAGCGCATCGAGCTCTCCGGCGTCTCGGAGGCCGAGATCCACGGCCAGGCCGTGACCGACCTCGTGCACCTGCTCGCCGAGCTCCTGGAGAACGCCACCACGTTCTCCTCCCCGCAGACCAAGGTCCGCGTCAACGCCACGCGTCTGCCCGACGGCCGTGTGATGGTCGAGATCCACGACAAGGGCATCGGCCTCACCGCCGAGGACTTCGCGGACATCAACCACAAGCTGGCCAACCCGCCGACCGTGGACGCCGCGATCTCGCAGCGCATGGGTCTGTTCGTGGTCGGCCGGCTGGCGGACCGCCACAGCATCCGCGTCCAGCTGCGCCCCTCGGGCGAGGCGGCCGGTACCACCTCGCTGGTCATGCTCCCCGACGCCATCACCCACGGTGGCGGTGGCGAGGGCATCCCGGACGACGACTTCACGGTCTCGCAGATCATTCCGGAGCAGCAGGCCCAGCTGGCTCCCCCGCTGCGCACCGCCGCCGAGCTCGGCTTCGACGACTCGCGGTACGACCAGCAGGGCTCCGAGGGCCCCGGCGCCGACCCGGTCGGCCGGTCCCTGGGGCAGCAGGAGCGGAGGGCCGCGCTGGCGGCCCAGGTGGGTTACCCGCAGGAACAGCAGCAGTACCCCGCCCAGGACTATCCGGAACCTCAGCCGGAGCACGGGTACCAGGAGTACCAGGGCTACGAGCAGCAGTCCGAGCAGGCCTACGACACCTCCTACGAGGCTCAGCAGGCACAGCAGGGCTACGAGGCGTACCCGCAGCAGGACTACGGCTATACGGAAGACGGTTACCCGGACCAGCAGCCGGCCACTCAGGGCTACGACAATGGCTTCGAAGCCCAGTCGGGGCAGGCCGAATGGCCCGAACAGAACACGTATCCGGCTGCCTACCAGCAGGATTACGGGACTGAATCGGAATCCCAGGCCGTCCCCGAACCGGCTCCGGAGCGCGTAGGCTTCGACCGTCCGGGTGCCGCTGCCGACACCGGTCACGCGATGACCGGAGCGGGCCTGCCGCGACGCGGCAGCCAGCAGCAGTGGCCGTCCGGGAAGCAGCAAACGGAGTCCACCGGATCCCTCTTCGAACAGCGGTCGCCGCGTCAGCAGCAGCCCGTCGAAACGGAGCAGGCGCCGGAGGGAACCGAAGGCACCGCTGCCTGGCGTTCGCGCAACGACGAACGCTGGCAGCAGGCCGGAAAGCTCCGTGAGCCGAAGGCGGGCGGGATCACCCCGTCCGGTCTCCCTCGGCGCGTGCCCAAGGCCAACCTGGTCGAGGGTGCAGCGGAGACGACCCCGCAGGGCGGCCCCCAGGTCTCCCGCGCACCGGAGGACGTCCGCGGCAGGTTGAGCAACCTGCGGCGCGGTGTCCAGCAGGGACGCAGCGCGGGTTCTGAGCAGTCAAGTAACAGCTATGACCAGGAGCGTTAG
- the gltX gene encoding glutamate--tRNA ligase yields MVNGPVRVRFCPSPTGNPHVGLVRTALFNWAFARHHGGTFVFRIEDTDAARDSEESYDQLLASLRWLGFTWDEGPEVGGPHAPYRQSERMDIYADVAKKLLDGGYAYHCYCSTEELDARRAAARAAGKPSGYDGHCRELTPVQVEAYRGEHRPAIVRFRMPDEPITFTDLVRGELTFTPDNVPDFGIVRANGAPLYTLVNPVDDALMEITHVLRGEDLLSSTPRQIALYAALIELGVAKSTPAFGHLPYVMGEGNKKLSKRDPEASLNLYRERGFLPEGLLNYLSLLGWSFSKDQDVFSIEEMVSKFDIDGVNANPARFDLKKAESINGDHIRLLDPKVFADRCAPWLQAPHANWAPEDFDAEAWERIAPYAQTRVGVLSEITANVDFLFLKEPVEDQASWDKAMKGEPAALLTTARAGLESADWTDPESLKQAVLTAGEAHGLKLGKAQAPVRVAVTGRTVGLPLFESLEILGKERSLARIDAALAKLSA; encoded by the coding sequence GTGGTTAACGGACCTGTCCGCGTACGTTTCTGTCCCTCCCCGACCGGCAACCCCCACGTGGGCCTGGTCCGGACCGCACTCTTCAACTGGGCGTTCGCCCGCCACCACGGCGGCACGTTCGTCTTCCGCATCGAGGACACCGACGCGGCCCGTGACTCCGAGGAGTCCTACGACCAGCTGCTCGCCTCGCTGCGCTGGCTCGGCTTCACCTGGGACGAGGGCCCCGAGGTCGGCGGCCCGCACGCCCCGTACCGCCAGTCCGAGCGCATGGACATCTACGCGGACGTCGCGAAGAAGCTGCTCGACGGCGGCTACGCGTACCACTGCTACTGCTCCACCGAAGAGCTCGACGCGCGCCGCGCGGCCGCCCGCGCCGCCGGCAAGCCCTCCGGCTACGACGGCCACTGCCGCGAGCTCACCCCCGTGCAGGTCGAGGCGTACCGGGGCGAGCACCGCCCGGCGATCGTCCGCTTCCGGATGCCCGACGAGCCGATCACCTTCACCGACCTCGTCCGCGGCGAGCTGACCTTCACCCCGGACAACGTGCCGGACTTCGGCATCGTCCGGGCCAACGGCGCCCCGCTGTACACGCTGGTCAACCCGGTCGACGACGCGCTGATGGAGATCACGCACGTCCTGCGCGGGGAGGACCTGCTGTCCTCGACCCCCCGCCAGATCGCCCTCTACGCCGCACTGATCGAGCTGGGCGTCGCCAAGAGCACCCCCGCCTTCGGCCACCTGCCGTACGTGATGGGCGAGGGCAACAAGAAGCTCTCCAAGCGCGACCCCGAGGCCTCGCTCAACCTGTACCGCGAGCGCGGCTTCCTCCCCGAGGGCCTGCTGAACTACCTCTCGCTCCTCGGCTGGTCCTTCTCCAAGGACCAGGACGTCTTCTCGATCGAGGAGATGGTGTCGAAGTTCGACATCGACGGCGTGAACGCCAACCCGGCCCGCTTCGACCTCAAGAAGGCCGAGTCGATCAACGGCGACCACATCCGCCTGCTCGACCCGAAGGTCTTCGCGGACCGCTGCGCCCCGTGGCTGCAGGCCCCGCACGCCAACTGGGCCCCCGAGGACTTCGACGCCGAGGCCTGGGAGCGCATCGCGCCGTACGCCCAGACGCGCGTGGGCGTCCTGTCGGAGATCACCGCCAACGTCGACTTCCTGTTCCTCAAGGAGCCGGTCGAGGACCAGGCCTCCTGGGACAAGGCGATGAAGGGCGAGCCGGCCGCGCTGCTCACCACCGCGCGCGCGGGCCTGGAGTCGGCGGACTGGACCGACCCCGAGTCCCTCAAGCAGGCCGTCCTGACCGCCGGCGAGGCCCACGGCCTCAAGCTCGGCAAGGCCCAGGCCCCGGTCCGCGTGGCCGTGACCGGCCGCACGGTCGG